The segment GAGGAAGCCGGCGGCCGTCCGCGGCAGCCCGCGCGCGAGCCCGCGCACGGCCGCGATCTCCGCGGAGTCGTAGGCGGCGCGGATCCGCCCGGCGAGGAGGAAGAGCGTGGACTTCGCGAGCGCGTGGTTCGCGACGTGGAGGAGCGCGCCGGTCACGCCCCACGCGCCGCCGAACGCGAGCCCCGCGCAGACGATGCCGAGGTGCTCGACGCTCGAGTAGGCGAGCATCCGCTTGAAGTTCTGCGCCGTCCAGAGGAAGAGCGCGGCGACCGCCATCGAGAGGAGGCCGAAGGCCAGGAGGATGCGGCCCGTGAAGCCCCGACCCGCGGCGAGGTCGACGATCGGCTTGAAGCGGAGGATCGCGTAGATCCCGACGCTCAGCAGGACGCCCGACATCAGCGCGCTCACCGGCGCGGGCGCCTCGCTGTGGGCGTCGGGCAGCCAGGTGTGCATCGGGGCGAGCCCCGCTTTCGTCCCGTAGCCCACGACGAGGAAGACGAACGCGAGCTGGAGGACCCGCGGCGGGAGGCCGGGCGCCAGGCGCAGCAGCGTCGTCCAGCGGAGGGCGTAGGCCTCGTCGCCGAAGAGCTGGACGTCGGCGAAGTACACGAGCACCGTGCCGAGGAACGCGATCGCGATCCCGACCGAGCAGATGAGCAGGTACTTGTACGACGCCTCGAGCGACGCGCGCGTGCGCTCGAAGTTCACGAGGAAGACCGACGCGAGCGTCGTCCCCTCGACCGCGACCCACATGAGTCCCACGTCGTCGGTGGCGACGGCGAGCAGCATGGTGAAGACGAAGAGGTGGAAGAGGAGGTAGAAGCGCCCCGAGGCGTACCGCGGTGCCTCGACCGCCGCCAGCGCGGCGACCAAGCCGATGAGCACGGCCATCCACGCCGAGAGGGCGTCGGCGCGGAGGACGCCGCCGAGCGCCGTGAGGTCGCGCCCGCGGTAGACCGTCCCCGCAACGGCGAGCGCCGCGACGAGCGTCAGCGTCGAGGTGGCGGCGTGGACGGCCGTCGCCGGACGGCCGCGCGCGCGCGTCAGGACGAGCGCGCCGGCCAGCGGCGCCGCGAGGAGCAGGACGAGCGTCATCCGCGCAGCTCCCGGAGCCGGCGCTCCTCGATCGACTCGTGCTCGCGGCGGACCTCGCCGACGACCGCCTCCATGATGAGCACGATGACCAGCACGTCGAGGAACACGCCCGCCTCGACGATGCC is part of the Candidatus Methylomirabilota bacterium genome and harbors:
- a CDS encoding proton-conducting transporter membrane subunit → MTLVLLLAAPLAGALVLTRARGRPATAVHAATSTLTLVAALAVAGTVYRGRDLTALGGVLRADALSAWMAVLIGLVAALAAVEAPRYASGRFYLLFHLFVFTMLLAVATDDVGLMWVAVEGTTLASVFLVNFERTRASLEASYKYLLICSVGIAIAFLGTVLVYFADVQLFGDEAYALRWTTLLRLAPGLPPRVLQLAFVFLVVGYGTKAGLAPMHTWLPDAHSEAPAPVSALMSGVLLSVGIYAILRFKPIVDLAAGRGFTGRILLAFGLLSMAVAALFLWTAQNFKRMLAYSSVEHLGIVCAGLAFGGAWGVTGALLHVANHALAKSTLFLLAGRIRAAYDSAEIAAVRGLARGLPRTAAGFLAAMLALLGLPPFGLFTSEVLIFGAGFREGPVWAAVLGLVLLVVAFAGLLRATNAMLYGAPAGAPPRAGEAGVWLALPVTLALLLLVVTGIAWPPGLGDALGRAAAIVTR